The region TACGACTATTTGACCGCTTGGGAGTTCCTAGAGTTTACGGCAGGACTCTTTGGCCTCAGTGCCGCCACCTGCAAAGAACGCATTCCCCTGCTATTGGAAATGGTCGGCCTCAATCTCAAGGATGCCCGCAAAAAGCAAATGCGCCGCTATTCAAAGGGCATGGTGCAGCGGGTGGGATTGGCACAAGCCCTAATTAACGATCCCGAAGTGGTCTTTTTGGACGAACCCATGTCGGGCCTCGACCCCCTTGGCCGCTACCAAATTCGCGAGATCATTCTTTCCTTAAAACAGCAGGGCAAAACAATTTTCTTCAATAGCCATGTGCTGGCGGATGTGGAAGCCATTTGCGATCGCGTTGGCATTTTGGCACAGGGGGAACTGATTTGTGCAGGTACCGTTGATGAACTCCTCGGCAGCAGTCAAGCCTACCATGTGGTGGGCAAAGGGGGTCATGTGGACGGCCTTCAGGAATGGCTCTATTCCCTAGAAATTCAGGGCGATCGCTGGCAAGGTGTGATCAAAATTCCCCTACAACGCTTCCTCGCTCTCGTTGAAGAAATGGGGGGCAAAATCCTGCAACTGCGCCTGGCTCGCCCCACCCTAGAGGAGTTTTTTGTGGAACAACTGCGCCAAAAAGGAATTCAAGTCACCCATTAAGGAAGTCATCCGTCTAAAGTTCTGGTTGCAAAAGGTGATCATCCATGCTGAACTGGCGCCGCTTTCTCTGGTTGAGCTGCCTAGCCGCTCTTTTAGTGGTTGCCTGTGGTACCTCTTCCTCTTCTGTGGCCACCGATGCCCTCAGCCAGAAAATTGAGCAGTTGCGACAGGCGCCCCTTACCGTTGTCGTTGAGAATGCCCAAGGCCGTCCGATTCCCAATGCCCGCCTCCAACTGGCGCAGCAAAGCCACGCCTTCCCCTTTGGCGTTGCCCTCGATACAGAGATGTTTCGTCCCAGCCCCCCTGCGGCTGCTCCTTGGTACAAGCAGACGGCCCAGGAAAACTTCAACGCTGCGGTCCATGAAAATGCCCTCAAGTGGTACCAGTTGGAGCCAGAACAGGGGCAGCTGGACTTTACCATGGCTGATACGATTCTTAACTGGGTGCAGGCTCAAGGCTGGCCAATGCGGGGGCATACCCTCTTTTGGGAAGTGGAGGAGTTTAATCCCCCTTGGCTAAAAACACTGCCGCCCGCCCAACTGCGAGCAGCGGTTAAAAACCATGCCATGACTGTCTGTCACCACTATCGCGGCCGCATTAACGAGTTTGATGTCAATAATGAAATGCTCCATGGCAACTTTTTCCGCAGTCGCCTTGGTGAGGACATTGTCAAGGAGATGTTTGAATGGTGCCGTGAGGGCAATCCCGAGGCCGTTCTCTATGTCAACGACTACGGCATTATTGAGGGCGATCGCCTAAAGGACTATGTTGAGCAGATTCGCGATCTCTTGGCGCAAGGGGTGCCCATTGGCGGTATTGGTATTCAAGCCCATCTGGAATCTCCCTTGGATGAGGCCAAAATGCAGCGGGCCCTCGATACCCTCGCTCAGTTCAATCTGCCCTTAAAAATTACCGAAGTGAGTGTGAGTTTGGCGGACGAGCAACAGCAGGCCCAGACCCTGCGCCAGATTTACCGCATTGGTTTTGCCCACCCCGCAGTCAAGGAAATTTTGCTTTGGGGCTTTTGGGCGGGGAACCATTGGCGTCCCCAAGCGGGACTCTATCGCCAAGACTTTGCTCCTAAGCCAGCGGCGATCGCCTACCGCAAGCTACTCTTTGAGGACTGGTGGACTAGGGTGAGTGGTCGAACCAATGCCCAAGGCCAATGGCAGGGCCGCGGCTACCTCGGTCGCTATCGCTTAACCGTTGCTGCCCAAGGCCAAACCCAGACCCGCGAGTTTGAACTCTCCCAAGGGGGGACCACTGTAACCGTGCGGCTATGAGCCTAGCCCCGCAGAGCCGCCGTCAAAAGGGAGAGCCAAGCCAAGGGATTGCCGCCAGCGTAAATGTCTATGACCGCCTGAGCCAGTTGAGGGAGGGTGCGATGGCCATAGAACCAAGGGGGTGTCACCGGTAACTGGAAGGGAACACGAACCACGGCTTTTTCGGGATAGTCGAAAAGGAAGCTATTGTGAACAACGCCTACCCCAGAACCAATGGCCGCTGGCCTATGGCCAGGAAAGGCGCCCCAGGGGGTACACCCCAGCCCATAGGCTAAGGAGACCCACGCATTAATGGCAATGGCACCGTAGCGCAGTTGGGCGATCGCCCGCTCCAGCGCCTCTGCATGACTGGCCTCAGTCCGTGGATCAATGATGAGACTACAGCCAAGGGTGCCCCAGAGCCGCTCATTAACAAAGGTCACCGCAGTGGCGAGGTAGGCAGGGACATCATTGACGGGCAGTTGCACCTCTGCCAACAGACCACAAAAAACCTCTTCTTGGAAAATACGAGGATTCGCCGTCGGGGTGAGGCCTTCAATCAGGGTCCAAGGAATTGTCCCTTCCCCAGAGGGACTCAGAACCGTGGCTTGGGGATAGTCCGCCAAAAACGATTCATAGCGGGCGATCGCCCCCGGATAGTAGGCAGGACGCGACGGAATCCCTTGCAGTTGTGCCTTGAGGGCGTTGAGGAATGCCTCTCGCTGGGGCCACCCCGCAGCCGTGACGAGGATTTGCGCCCCAATGCAGTTGAAGCTGGCATTATGGACAAGGGCACTGGCCACTTGGCGGGCTTGATAGGCCAGCTCAGACTCTGTCCACTCCCCAGGAACCATCAGCAAGGGCGTGACATTTCCCAATTCCGCCGTCACCGGTTTGGTTAACTTCGGTTGTTGGCGGGCTTTGCGAAGGGCCTGCTCCGCCGCCGTTTCTCCCCAAACAAGACGATTGTAGGTGTGGTGGGATCCCGTAATGTGAATGTGCTGCGTCAAGGGATGGTGGCAGAGGACTTCCCCCAGGGCAGCATCTCCTTCAACAATCTCCAGGAAACCCGCCTCAATCAGAGGGGCACAAACCTTACGAAAACAATCCGTCAAGGGGGCCAAGAGGGGATTCATCTTCAGGAGTGCTACTCGATTGGCCACCACGAGTTGATAGAGGGCATCCGCCAAGCACAAGGACGTGATATTGCCCGCCCCCAGGACCACAGCGACCCCCGGCGGGGGTGGGTTACGGTAGGCACTGCCTTGAGTTGGGGGGTGATTGGGTTGGAGCCAAACTTCCGCTTTCACCCCAAACCAGAGTAAGCGCTCTTGCCAATTGCGAGGCACAATCTCAGCGATCGCCTGACCGGTGGGGGCGGTTCGCCAGCGGCGTACAGGGGGAGTTGCCTCATGACGCAGGGCGTAGAGATAGTGATCCAGCTTGAGAATCAGTCCCAGGGGGCCGGTTGTCCACTCTTCCCCTGCCCAGAGGCCTTGGGGATCAATCCCCTTAATTTCACAGGCCAGGGTAACCCACTCTGTGGCATGGCGGCGAGCCAGAACCTTAACCGCTTGCAGATAGGGAATCCGCTGCCGCGGCGAGAGTCGCTGCCACTGACTAGCCTGTTGCTGGAGGCGTTCCAGCTCGGGAAGCGGGACGGTTGCAACTGTCATAGAAGTCCGGATCTTCACTCCTAGGGGAACGGTTCTCAGCAGTGCGGGGTGCTGTTTTTCTCAATCCTTCTGTACCAAGAAACTCAATCGCGATCGCCCGCCCGCTGCGCTACATTAAAAAATTATGAACGATGCAGGGGAGGTAAGGTGTGATTCGTCCCGACAGCGAAGTCATTTTAGAAGTTAGAGAGTTAACAGCCAGTGTGGAGGACACCCCCATTCTCAAAGGCCTGAACTTGACCATTCGCGCGGGAGAAATTCATGCCATCATGGGACCCAATGGCTCCGGCAAAAGCACCTTCTCCAAAATTCTCGCGGGTCATCCAGACTACACTGTAACGGGTGGTGAAGTACTCTACAAAGGCAAAAATCTCCTGGACTTGCCCCCTGAAGAGCGTGCCCGCGAAGGCGTCTTTTTGGCCTTTCAATACCCCCTGGAAATTCCGGGGGTGAGCAACCTCGACTTTTTGCGGGTAGCCTACAATGCCAAGCGTAAGCACCAAGGCCTCGAGGAACTGGATGCCTTTGATTTTGATGATTTGGTGCGGCAGAAAATTGAACTGGTGAAGCTAGAGGAAGGCTTCCTGCAGCGGGGGGTGAATGAGGGCTTCTCTGGCG is a window of Thermosynechococcus vestitus BP-1 DNA encoding:
- the sufC gene encoding Fe-S cluster assembly ATPase SufC, producing the protein MIRPDSEVILEVRELTASVEDTPILKGLNLTIRAGEIHAIMGPNGSGKSTFSKILAGHPDYTVTGGEVLYKGKNLLDLPPEERAREGVFLAFQYPLEIPGVSNLDFLRVAYNAKRKHQGLEELDAFDFDDLVRQKIELVKLEEGFLQRGVNEGFSGGEKKRNEILQMALLEPTLAILDETDSGLDIDALRIVANGVNQLTRPDNCILLITHYQRLLDYIVPDYVHVMEGGRIVLTGPKELALELEARGYDWVREEEVAAS
- a CDS encoding aldehyde dehydrogenase family protein; translation: MTVATVPLPELERLQQQASQWQRLSPRQRIPYLQAVKVLARRHATEWVTLACEIKGIDPQGLWAGEEWTTGPLGLILKLDHYLYALRHEATPPVRRWRTAPTGQAIAEIVPRNWQERLLWFGVKAEVWLQPNHPPTQGSAYRNPPPPGVAVVLGAGNITSLCLADALYQLVVANRVALLKMNPLLAPLTDCFRKVCAPLIEAGFLEIVEGDAALGEVLCHHPLTQHIHITGSHHTYNRLVWGETAAEQALRKARQQPKLTKPVTAELGNVTPLLMVPGEWTESELAYQARQVASALVHNASFNCIGAQILVTAAGWPQREAFLNALKAQLQGIPSRPAYYPGAIARYESFLADYPQATVLSPSGEGTIPWTLIEGLTPTANPRIFQEEVFCGLLAEVQLPVNDVPAYLATAVTFVNERLWGTLGCSLIIDPRTEASHAEALERAIAQLRYGAIAINAWVSLAYGLGCTPWGAFPGHRPAAIGSGVGVVHNSFLFDYPEKAVVRVPFQLPVTPPWFYGHRTLPQLAQAVIDIYAGGNPLAWLSLLTAALRG
- a CDS encoding endo-1,4-beta-xylanase, yielding MLNWRRFLWLSCLAALLVVACGTSSSSVATDALSQKIEQLRQAPLTVVVENAQGRPIPNARLQLAQQSHAFPFGVALDTEMFRPSPPAAAPWYKQTAQENFNAAVHENALKWYQLEPEQGQLDFTMADTILNWVQAQGWPMRGHTLFWEVEEFNPPWLKTLPPAQLRAAVKNHAMTVCHHYRGRINEFDVNNEMLHGNFFRSRLGEDIVKEMFEWCREGNPEAVLYVNDYGIIEGDRLKDYVEQIRDLLAQGVPIGGIGIQAHLESPLDEAKMQRALDTLAQFNLPLKITEVSVSLADEQQQAQTLRQIYRIGFAHPAVKEILLWGFWAGNHWRPQAGLYRQDFAPKPAAIAYRKLLFEDWWTRVSGRTNAQGQWQGRGYLGRYRLTVAAQGQTQTREFELSQGGTTVTVRL
- a CDS encoding ABC transporter ATP-binding protein, encoding MVISADGDRPPVVAVENLQKSYRTGFWLQTVLTPLKSISLQVQPGETFGLLGPNGAGKTTLLKILLGLVRPSAGSGTLLGYPLGDRAVRQRIGYLPENPYFYDYLTAWEFLEFTAGLFGLSAATCKERIPLLLEMVGLNLKDARKKQMRRYSKGMVQRVGLAQALINDPEVVFLDEPMSGLDPLGRYQIREIILSLKQQGKTIFFNSHVLADVEAICDRVGILAQGELICAGTVDELLGSSQAYHVVGKGGHVDGLQEWLYSLEIQGDRWQGVIKIPLQRFLALVEEMGGKILQLRLARPTLEEFFVEQLRQKGIQVTH